From the genome of Vitis riparia cultivar Riparia Gloire de Montpellier isolate 1030 chromosome 2, EGFV_Vit.rip_1.0, whole genome shotgun sequence, one region includes:
- the LOC117928161 gene encoding glutathione S-transferase T1, translated as MKLKIYADRMSQPSRAIIIFCKVNRIDFEEVRVDLAKRQHLSPDFKVVNPMGQVPAIVDGRFQLFESHAILIYLACAFPGIADNWYPNDLFKRAKIHSVLDWHHSNLRRGAAPFLLNTVLGPALGIKVNPQAAAQAEKLLFSSLSKIESFWLEGNGKFLLGSSQPSIADLSLVCEIMQLEILDERERNRILGPYKKVQQWIENTKNATRPHFDEVHALLFGFKARLQKPPSGRAINEASKKRALHSKM; from the exons ATGAAGCTCAAAATCTATGCCGATCGGATGTCTCAGCCATCTCGTGCTATCATCATCTTCTGCAA GGTTAATAGAATTGATTTTGAGGAGGTCAGAGTTGACCTGGCAAAGCGTCAGCATCTTTCCCCTGATTTTAAAG TGGTAAACCCCATGGGGCAAGTTCCAGCAATAGTTGATGGAAGATTTCAGCTGTTTGAGAG CCATGCAATTCTTATCTATCTTGCTTGTGCATTTCCTGGAATTGCTGATAATTG GTACCCAAATGATCTTTTCAAGAGAGCTAAGATCCACTCAGTGTTGGATTGGCATCATTCCAACTTACGTCGTGGTGCAG ccccatttctTCTAAATACTGTACTGGGACCTGCACTTGGCATTAAAGTGAATCCGCAAGCAGCTGCTCAAGCTGAGAAACTCTTGTTCTCGTCTCTGTCAAAAATTGAATCCTTTTGGCTGGAGGGGAATGGGAAGTTCTTGCTTGGAAGCTCTCAACCATCCATAGCAGATCTCAGCTTGGTTTGTGAAATTATGCAACTAGAG ATTTTGGACGAGAGGGAACGCAATCGGATATTAGGCCCATACAAGAAGGTTCAACAGTGGATTGAGAATACTAAAAATGCAACTAGGCCTCATTTTGATGAAGTACATGCACTCCTTTTCGGATTCAAAGCAAGGCTACAAAAGCCACCGTCAGGGAGGGCAATCAATGAGGCGAGCAAAAAAAGGGCATTGCATTCAAAGATGTGA
- the LOC117928155 gene encoding probable copper-transporting ATPase HMA5, translating into MAAKFLTLACIRNESFGGLSPRPHYPSMPKYPKGVSETERDVEGSEAKAVFSVIGMTCSACAGSVEKAVKRLPGIREAVVDVLNSRAQVMFYPSFVNEETIRETIEDVGFQATLIQDETNEKSIQVCRIRINGMTCTSCTSTVESSLQALHGVQKAQVALATEEARVHYDPKIINHNQLLEAIEDAGFEAILISAGEDMSKIQIKVDGVGTDNSMRILENSLRALPGVQDIDVDPTVRKFSLSYKPDVTGPRNLINVIESTGTGRYKAAISPEGGREVHRKEEIKQYYRSFLWSLVFTIPVFLTSMVFMYIPGLKHGLDTKVVNMLSIGEILRWVLSTPVQFVIGRRFYTGSYKALRHGSANMDVLIALGTNAAYFYSVYSVLRAATSEDFKSTDFFETSSMLISFILLGKYLEVLAKGKTSDAIAKLMDLSPETAILLALDSEGNVINEEEIDSRLIQKNDVIKILPGAKVASDGFVIWGQSHVNESMITGEARPVAKRKGDTVIGGTVNENGVLHIKATRVGSESALSQIVQLVESAQMAKAPVQKFADRISKYFVPLVIALSLSTFLAWFLAGKFHGYPKSWIPSSMDSFQLALQFGISVMVIACPCALGLATPTAVMVGTGVGASQGVLIKGGQALESAHKVNCIVFDKTGTLTVGKPVVVNTRLFKNMVLQEFYELVAATEVNSEHPLAKAIVEYTKKFREDEENPTWPGAKDFVSITGHGVKAIVRNKEIIVGNKSLMLDQKIVIPVDAEDMLEEIEAMAQTGILISIDGELTGVLAISDPLKPGARDVISILKSMKVKSILVTGDNWGTANSIAQEVGIETVIAEAKPEHKAEKVKNLQASGYTVAMVGDGINDSPALVAADVGMAIGAGTDIAIEAADIVLMKSNLEDVITAIDLSRKTFSRIRLNYIWALGYNLLGIPIAAGALFPSSGFRLPPWIAGAAMAASSVSVVCCSLLLKYYKRPKKLDALEMQGVRIE; encoded by the exons ATGGCAGCGAAGTTTCTGACGCTGGCGTGTATTCGGAATGAGAGCTTCGGAGGTCTGTCGCCGAGGCCGCACTACCCCTCGATGCCCAAGTATCCCAAGGGGGTGTCGGAGACGGAGAGGGATGTGGAAGGGTCGGAAGCGAAGGCGGTGTTTTCGGTGATTGGAATGACGTGCTCGGCGTGCGCGGGATCGGTGGAGAAGGCCGTCAAGCGGTTGCCGGGGATTCGGGAGGCGGTGGTTGATGTTTTGAATAGTAGGGCTCAGGTCATGTTTTATCCTTCTTTTGTTAAC GAGGAGACAATTCGTGAGACCATTGAAGATGTGGGGTTTCAGGCCACATTGATTCAAGATGAGACAAATGAGAAATCCATTCAAGTATGCCGAATCCGCATAAATGGAATGACCTGCACTTCTTGCACCTCAACTGTTGAATCTTCTCTGCAAGCACTGCATGGTGTGCAAAAGGCTCAAGTTGCATTAGCAACTGAGGAGGCCCGAGTTCATTATGATCCTAAGATCATCAACCACAACCAGCTATTGGAAGCCATAGAAGATGCTGGGTTTGAAGCCATACTTATTAGTGCTGGGGAAGACATGAGCAAGATTCAGATTAAAGTTGATGGAGTTGGCACTGATAATTCAATGAGGATACTCGAGAATTCTCTCCGAGCACTCCCAGGGGTTCAAGATATCGACGTTGATCCTACAGTCCGTAAATTTTCCCTTTCCTACAAACCAGATGTGACGGGCCCCAGAAACCTTATCAATGTGATTGAGTCAACTGGAACTGGCCGTTACAAGGCAGCAATATCTCCAGAAGGAGGAAGAGAAGTTCATAGAAAGGAGGAGATTAAGCAATATTATAGATCCTTCCTATGGAGTTTGGTCTTTACAATTCCAGTATTCTTAACTTCCATGGTCTTCATGTATATCCCTGGTCTCAAGCATGGATTAGATACCAAAGTGGTGAATATGCTGAGCATTGGAGAGATTTTGAGGTGGGTATTATCCACCCCAGTACAGTTTGTTATTGGGCGGCGATTCTACACTGGCTCCTATAAAGCACTGCGCCATGGTTCTGCCAATATGGATGTTTTGATTGCCTTGGGAACAAATGCTGCCTATTTTTATTCTGTCTATTCTGTGTTGAGAGCTGCTACTTCTGAGGACTTCAAGTCCACAGATTTCTTTGAAACGAGCTCCATgctcatttcatttattcttcTTGGGAAATACTTGGAGGTTTTAGCCAAGGGAAAGACATCTGATGCCATTGCCAAGCTTATGGACCTGTCGCCTGAGACTGCAATTCTGTTAGCCCTGGACAGTGAAGGAAATGTGATTAATGAAGAGGAAATAGATAGTCGGTTGATACAAAAGAACGATGTGATTAAAATTCTTCCTGGTGCAAAAGTAGCTTCAGATGGTTTTGTTATTTGGGGGCAAAGCCATGTCAATGAGAGCATGATAACAGGAGAAGCCAGGCCTGTGGCAAAGAGGAAGGGTGACACAGTGATTGGAGGGACTGTGAATGAGAATGGGGTATTACATATTAAGGCAACACGGGTTGGATCAGAAAGTGCTCTTTCACAGATTGTTCAGCTTGTTGAGTCAGCCCAGATGGCTAAAGCTCCTGTGCAGAAATTTGCAGACCGCATCTCTAAATACTTTGTTCCTTTG GTTATTGCCCTTTCATTGTCAACTTTTCTTGCCTGGTTTTTAGCTGGAAAGTTCCATGGATACCCAAAATCTTGGATACCATCTTCCATGGATAGCTTTCAGCTTGCACTCCAATTTGGGATCTCTGTCATGGTCATAGCTTGCCCATGTGCTCTAGGCCTTGCAACTCCTACTGCTGTTATGGTTGGCACTGGTGTCGGTGCTTCTCAGGGAGTCCTCATCAAAGGCGGTCAAGCATTAGAAAGTGCACATAAG gTGAATTGCATTGTGTTTGACAAGACAGGGACCCTCACAGTTGGGAAGCCTGTAGTTGTTAACACAAGGCTCTTTAAAAATATGGTACTCCAAGAATTCTATGAACTTGTTGCGGCCACTGAG GTGAACAGTGAGCACCCACTGGCTAAGGCCATTGTGGAGTATACTAAGAAATTCAGAGAAGATGAAGAGAATCCCACTTGGCCAGGAGCAAAGGATTTCGTCTCCATTACTGGCCATGGTGTGAAAGCCATTGTTCGCAACAAAGAGATCATAGTGGGCAACAAGAGCTTGATGTTAGACCAGAAGATTGTCATTCCAGTTGATGCTGAAGATATGCTGGAAGAAATTGAAGCAATGGCTCAAACTGGGATTCTGATATCGATAGATGGGGAGCTGACTGGAGTTCTAGCCATATCTGATCCACTGAAGCCAGGTGCTCGTGATGTGATATCCATTCTCAAGTCTATGAAGGTTAAGAGCATCTTGGTGACAGGTGACAACTGGGGAACTGCAAATTCCATTGCTCAGGAGGTTGGGATTGAAACTGTCATCGCTGAAGCCAAACCTGAGCACAAAGCAGAGAAAGTGAAGAATTTACAG GCGTCGGGCTATACCGTGGCAATGGTTGGAGATGGCATCAACGACTCACCAGCTCTTGTTGCTGCAGATGTTGGAATGGCGATTGGTGCAGGCACAGACATTGCCATCGAGGCAGCAGACATTGTTCTCATGAAAAGCAACTTGGAAGATGTGATAACCGCCATCGACCTTTCCAGAAAAACATTTTCCCGTATCCGCCTGAACTACATTTGGGCACTAGGCTATAATCTCCTCGGCATACCAATTGCAGCTGGGGCTCTCTTCCCGTCTTCTGGATTCCGTTTACCACCATGGATTGCTGGAGCTGCCATGGCAGCCTCTTCCGTCAGTGTTGTTTGCTGTTCTCTTCTGTTAAAGTACTACAAAAGACCCAAGAAGCTGGATGCCCTTGAGATGCAGGGAGTAAGGATCGAGTGA
- the LOC117928146 gene encoding probable copper-transporting ATPase HMA5 isoform X1: MVAKFLTLECIRGESFGHLSPRPHYPSMPKYPKGVSETEKDVKGSEAKAVYSVIGMTCAACAGSVEKAVKRLPGIREAVVDVLNNRVQVMFYTSFVNEETIRETIEDVGFQATLMPDEANEKSTQVCQIRINGMTCTSCSTTVESALQALQGVQKAQVALATEEAQVHYDPKIINYNQLLEAIEDTGFEAILISTGEDMSKIQLKVDGVCTDHSMRLIENSLRALPGVQDIDIDPTLNKFSLSYKSNVTGPRNFINVIESTGSRCYKATIFPEGGRAIHKKEEVKQYYRSFLWSLVFTIPVFLTSMVFMYIPGLKHGLDTKVINMLSVGEILRWVLSTPVQFIIGRRFYTGSYKALRHGSANMDVLIALGTNAAYFYSVYSVLRAATSEDFKSTDFFETSSMLISFILLGKYLEVLAKGKTSDAIAKLMDLAPETAILLTLDKEGNIISEQEIDGRLIQKDDVIKILPGAKVASDGFVIWGQSHVNESMITGEARPVAKRKGDTVIGGTVNENGVLHIKATRVGSESALSQIVQLVESAQMAKAPVQKLADHISKYFVPLVIILSFSTWLAWFLAGKFNGYPKSWIPTSMDGFQLALQFGISVMVIACPCALGLATPTAVMVGTGVGASQGVLIKGGQALESAHKVDCIVFDKTGTLTVGKPVVVSTRLLKNMVLQEFYELIAAAEVNSEHPLAKAIVEYAKKFREDGESPTWPEARDFVSITGHGVKAIVRNKEIIVGNKSLMLDQNIAIPADAEDMLAETEAMAQTGILISIDGELTGVLAISDPLKPGARDVISILKSMKVKSIMVTGDNWGTANSIAKEVGIETVIAGAKPEQKAEEVKNLQASGHTVAMVGDGINDSPALVAANVGMAIGAGTDIAIEAADIVLMKSNLEDVITAIDLSRKTFSRIRLNYIWALGYNLLGIPIAAGALFPSTGFRLPPWIAGAAMAASSVSVVCCSLLLKYYKRPEKLNALEMQGVMVENRF, translated from the exons ATGGTGGCGAAGTTTCTGACGTTGGAATGTATTCGGGGTGAGAGCTTCGGACATCTGTCGCCGAGGCCGCACTATCCGTCGATGCCTAAGTATCCGAAGGGGGTGTCGGAGACGGAGAAGGATGTGAAAGGATCGGAGGCGAAGGCTGTGTATTCGGTGATCGGAATGACGTGTGCGGCGTGCGCCGGATCGGTGGAGAAGGCCGTCAAGCGGCTGCCGGGAATTAGGGAGGCTGTGGTGGATGTTTTGAATAATAGGGTTCAGGTCATGTTCTATACTTCTTTTGTTAAT GAGGAAACAATTCGTGAAACCATTGAAGATGTGGGATTTCAGGCCACATTGATGCCAGATGAGGCAAATGAAAAATCCACTCAAGTGTGCCAAATTCGCATAAATGGAATGACCTGCACTTCTTGCTCTACAACTGTTGAATCTGCTCTGCAAGCATTGCAGGGCGTGCAAAAGGCCCAAGTTGCATTAGCAACTGAGGAAGCCCAAGTTCATTATGATCCTAAGATCATAAACTACAATCAGCTACTGGAAGCCATAGAAGATACTGGGTTCGAGGCCATCCTTATTAGTACTGGGGAGGACATGAGCAAGATTCAGCTCAAAGTTGATGGAGTTTGCACTGACCATTCAATGAGATTGATTGAGAATTCTCTTCGGGCACTCCCTGGGGTTCAAGACATAGACATTGATCCTACACTCAATAAATTTTCCCTTTCCTATAAATCAAATGTGACAGGACCCAGAAACTTTATCAATGTGATTGAGTCAACTGGATCTAGGTGCTACAAGGCAACTATATTTCCTGAAGGAGGAAGGGCCATTCACAAAAAGGAGGAGGTTAAGCAATATTACAGATCTTTTCTATGGAGTTTGGTTTTTACAATTCCAGTATTCTTAACCTCCATGGTTTTCATGTATATCCCTGGTCTCAAGCACGGATTAGATACCAAAGTGATCAATATGCTGAGTGTTGGAGAAATTTTAAGGTGGGTATTATCCACCCCAGTTCAGTTCATTATTGGGCGGAGATTCTACACTGGCTCCTACAAAGCATTGCGTCATGGTTCTGCCAATATGGATGTTTTGATTGCCTTGGGAACAAATGCTGCCTATTTCTATTCAGTCTATTCCGTGTTGAGAGCTGCTACTTCTGAAGATTTCAAATCAACAGATTTCTTTGAGACTAGCTCCATgctcatttcatttattctaCTTGGAAAATATTTGGAGGTTTTAGCCAAGGGAAAGACATCAGATGCCATTGCTAAGCTTATGGACCTGGCACCTGAGACTGCAATTCTGTTAACACTGGACAAAGAAGGAAATATAATAAGTGAACAGGAAATTGATGGTCGGTTGATACAAAAGGATGATGTGATTAAAATTCTTCCTGGTGCAAAAGTAGCTTCAGATGGTTTTGTTATTTGGGGGCAAAGCCATGTCAATGAGAGCATGATCACAGGAGAAGCCAGGCCTGTGGCAAAGAGGAAGGGTGACACAGTGATTGGAGGGACTGTGAATGAGAATGGGGTATTACATATTAAGGCAACACGGGTTGGATCAGAAAGTGCTCTTTCACAGATTGTTCAGCTTGTTGAGTCAGCCCAGATGGCTAAAGCCCCTGTGCAGAAATTAGCAGACCACATCTCTAAATACTTTGTTCCTCTG GTTATTATCCTCTCATTTTCCACTTGGCTTGCCTGGTTTTTAGCTGGAAAGTTTAATGGATATCCGAAATCTTGGATACCAACTTCAATGGATGGTTTTCAGCTTGCACTCCAATTTGGCATCTCTGTCATGGTCATAGCCTGCCCATGTGCTCTAGGCCTTGCAACTCCTACTGCTGTCATGGTTGGTACTGGTGTTGGGGCCTCTCAGGGTGTCCTCATCAAAGGCGGTCAAGCATTAGAAAGTGCACATAAG GTGGATTGCATTGTGTTTGACAAGACAGGTACCCTCACTGTTGGGAAGCCAGTAGTTGTTAGCACAAGGCTCTTGAAAAACATGGTACTTCAAGAATTCTATGAACTTATTGCTGCTGCTGAG GTGAACAGTGAGCACCCATTAGCCAAGGCCATTGTTGAGTATGCCAAGAAATTCAGAGAAGACGGAGAGAGCCCCACCTGGCCTGAAGCAAGAGATTTTGTCTCCATTACTGGCCATGGAGTGAAAGCCATTGTTCGCAACAAAGAGATAATAGTGGGAAACAAGAGCTTGATGTTAGATCAAAACATTGCCATTCCAGCTGATGCTGAAGATATGCTGGCAGAAACTGAAGCGATGGCTCAAACTGGGATTCTAATATCCATTGATGGGGAGCTGACTGGAGTTCTAGCCATATCTGATCCACTGAAGCCTGGTGCTCGTGATGTCATATCTATTCTTAAGTCTATGAAAGTGAAGAGTATCATGGTGACAGGTGACAATTGGGGAACTGCAAACTCGATAGCCAAGGAGGTTGGAATTGAAACTGTCATTGCTGGAGCCAAACCTGAGCAGAAAGCAGAGGAAGTGAAGAATTTACAG GCTTCGGGCCATACTGTGGCAATGGTTGGAGATGGCATCAACGATTCTCCAGCCCTTGTAGCTGCAAATGTTGGAATGGCAATTGGTGCAGGCACAGACATTGCAATCGAAGCAGCTGATATCGTTCTCATGAAAAGCAACTTGGAAGATGTGATCACAGCCATTGACCTTTCCAGGAAAACATTTTCCCGTATCCGCCTGAATTACATTTGGGCATTGGGTTATAATCTCCTAGGCATACCAATTGCAGCTGGGGCTCTTTTCCCATCTACCGGTTTTCGTTTACCTCCATGGATCGCTGGAGCTGCCATGGCAGCCTCTTCAGTCAGCGTTGTTTGCTGCTCGCTTTTATTGAAGTACTACAAAAGACCTGAGAAGCTGAATGCTCTCGAGATGCAGGGAGTAATGGTCGAAAATCGATTCTAA
- the LOC117928146 gene encoding probable copper-transporting ATPase HMA5 isoform X2, which yields MPDEANEKSTQVCQIRINGMTCTSCSTTVESALQALQGVQKAQVALATEEAQVHYDPKIINYNQLLEAIEDTGFEAILISTGEDMSKIQLKVDGVCTDHSMRLIENSLRALPGVQDIDIDPTLNKFSLSYKSNVTGPRNFINVIESTGSRCYKATIFPEGGRAIHKKEEVKQYYRSFLWSLVFTIPVFLTSMVFMYIPGLKHGLDTKVINMLSVGEILRWVLSTPVQFIIGRRFYTGSYKALRHGSANMDVLIALGTNAAYFYSVYSVLRAATSEDFKSTDFFETSSMLISFILLGKYLEVLAKGKTSDAIAKLMDLAPETAILLTLDKEGNIISEQEIDGRLIQKDDVIKILPGAKVASDGFVIWGQSHVNESMITGEARPVAKRKGDTVIGGTVNENGVLHIKATRVGSESALSQIVQLVESAQMAKAPVQKLADHISKYFVPLVIILSFSTWLAWFLAGKFNGYPKSWIPTSMDGFQLALQFGISVMVIACPCALGLATPTAVMVGTGVGASQGVLIKGGQALESAHKVDCIVFDKTGTLTVGKPVVVSTRLLKNMVLQEFYELIAAAEVNSEHPLAKAIVEYAKKFREDGESPTWPEARDFVSITGHGVKAIVRNKEIIVGNKSLMLDQNIAIPADAEDMLAETEAMAQTGILISIDGELTGVLAISDPLKPGARDVISILKSMKVKSIMVTGDNWGTANSIAKEVGIETVIAGAKPEQKAEEVKNLQASGHTVAMVGDGINDSPALVAANVGMAIGAGTDIAIEAADIVLMKSNLEDVITAIDLSRKTFSRIRLNYIWALGYNLLGIPIAAGALFPSTGFRLPPWIAGAAMAASSVSVVCCSLLLKYYKRPEKLNALEMQGVMVENRF from the exons ATGCCAGATGAGGCAAATGAAAAATCCACTCAAGTGTGCCAAATTCGCATAAATGGAATGACCTGCACTTCTTGCTCTACAACTGTTGAATCTGCTCTGCAAGCATTGCAGGGCGTGCAAAAGGCCCAAGTTGCATTAGCAACTGAGGAAGCCCAAGTTCATTATGATCCTAAGATCATAAACTACAATCAGCTACTGGAAGCCATAGAAGATACTGGGTTCGAGGCCATCCTTATTAGTACTGGGGAGGACATGAGCAAGATTCAGCTCAAAGTTGATGGAGTTTGCACTGACCATTCAATGAGATTGATTGAGAATTCTCTTCGGGCACTCCCTGGGGTTCAAGACATAGACATTGATCCTACACTCAATAAATTTTCCCTTTCCTATAAATCAAATGTGACAGGACCCAGAAACTTTATCAATGTGATTGAGTCAACTGGATCTAGGTGCTACAAGGCAACTATATTTCCTGAAGGAGGAAGGGCCATTCACAAAAAGGAGGAGGTTAAGCAATATTACAGATCTTTTCTATGGAGTTTGGTTTTTACAATTCCAGTATTCTTAACCTCCATGGTTTTCATGTATATCCCTGGTCTCAAGCACGGATTAGATACCAAAGTGATCAATATGCTGAGTGTTGGAGAAATTTTAAGGTGGGTATTATCCACCCCAGTTCAGTTCATTATTGGGCGGAGATTCTACACTGGCTCCTACAAAGCATTGCGTCATGGTTCTGCCAATATGGATGTTTTGATTGCCTTGGGAACAAATGCTGCCTATTTCTATTCAGTCTATTCCGTGTTGAGAGCTGCTACTTCTGAAGATTTCAAATCAACAGATTTCTTTGAGACTAGCTCCATgctcatttcatttattctaCTTGGAAAATATTTGGAGGTTTTAGCCAAGGGAAAGACATCAGATGCCATTGCTAAGCTTATGGACCTGGCACCTGAGACTGCAATTCTGTTAACACTGGACAAAGAAGGAAATATAATAAGTGAACAGGAAATTGATGGTCGGTTGATACAAAAGGATGATGTGATTAAAATTCTTCCTGGTGCAAAAGTAGCTTCAGATGGTTTTGTTATTTGGGGGCAAAGCCATGTCAATGAGAGCATGATCACAGGAGAAGCCAGGCCTGTGGCAAAGAGGAAGGGTGACACAGTGATTGGAGGGACTGTGAATGAGAATGGGGTATTACATATTAAGGCAACACGGGTTGGATCAGAAAGTGCTCTTTCACAGATTGTTCAGCTTGTTGAGTCAGCCCAGATGGCTAAAGCCCCTGTGCAGAAATTAGCAGACCACATCTCTAAATACTTTGTTCCTCTG GTTATTATCCTCTCATTTTCCACTTGGCTTGCCTGGTTTTTAGCTGGAAAGTTTAATGGATATCCGAAATCTTGGATACCAACTTCAATGGATGGTTTTCAGCTTGCACTCCAATTTGGCATCTCTGTCATGGTCATAGCCTGCCCATGTGCTCTAGGCCTTGCAACTCCTACTGCTGTCATGGTTGGTACTGGTGTTGGGGCCTCTCAGGGTGTCCTCATCAAAGGCGGTCAAGCATTAGAAAGTGCACATAAG GTGGATTGCATTGTGTTTGACAAGACAGGTACCCTCACTGTTGGGAAGCCAGTAGTTGTTAGCACAAGGCTCTTGAAAAACATGGTACTTCAAGAATTCTATGAACTTATTGCTGCTGCTGAG GTGAACAGTGAGCACCCATTAGCCAAGGCCATTGTTGAGTATGCCAAGAAATTCAGAGAAGACGGAGAGAGCCCCACCTGGCCTGAAGCAAGAGATTTTGTCTCCATTACTGGCCATGGAGTGAAAGCCATTGTTCGCAACAAAGAGATAATAGTGGGAAACAAGAGCTTGATGTTAGATCAAAACATTGCCATTCCAGCTGATGCTGAAGATATGCTGGCAGAAACTGAAGCGATGGCTCAAACTGGGATTCTAATATCCATTGATGGGGAGCTGACTGGAGTTCTAGCCATATCTGATCCACTGAAGCCTGGTGCTCGTGATGTCATATCTATTCTTAAGTCTATGAAAGTGAAGAGTATCATGGTGACAGGTGACAATTGGGGAACTGCAAACTCGATAGCCAAGGAGGTTGGAATTGAAACTGTCATTGCTGGAGCCAAACCTGAGCAGAAAGCAGAGGAAGTGAAGAATTTACAG GCTTCGGGCCATACTGTGGCAATGGTTGGAGATGGCATCAACGATTCTCCAGCCCTTGTAGCTGCAAATGTTGGAATGGCAATTGGTGCAGGCACAGACATTGCAATCGAAGCAGCTGATATCGTTCTCATGAAAAGCAACTTGGAAGATGTGATCACAGCCATTGACCTTTCCAGGAAAACATTTTCCCGTATCCGCCTGAATTACATTTGGGCATTGGGTTATAATCTCCTAGGCATACCAATTGCAGCTGGGGCTCTTTTCCCATCTACCGGTTTTCGTTTACCTCCATGGATCGCTGGAGCTGCCATGGCAGCCTCTTCAGTCAGCGTTGTTTGCTGCTCGCTTTTATTGAAGTACTACAAAAGACCTGAGAAGCTGAATGCTCTCGAGATGCAGGGAGTAATGGTCGAAAATCGATTCTAA